The following proteins come from a genomic window of Gimesia chilikensis:
- a CDS encoding DUF4440 domain-containing protein, translating to MSDNDVQDLLKLSKQLLDSIDHKDWNTYTSLCDEELTCFEPEARGHLVTGMDFHRFYFDMNPTGRPRQSTISSPMVSIMGEVALVTYIRVVQSIDEHGHDHSAACEESRIWQKQDGEWQHVHFHRSTI from the coding sequence ATGTCAGACAACGATGTACAAGACCTCTTGAAGTTAAGCAAACAGCTCCTAGACTCCATTGATCACAAAGACTGGAACACCTACACCAGTCTCTGCGATGAAGAGCTGACCTGTTTCGAACCGGAAGCCCGGGGGCATCTCGTAACCGGAATGGATTTTCATCGCTTCTACTTCGATATGAACCCGACAGGTCGCCCGCGGCAGTCTACTATCAGTTCCCCCATGGTTTCCATCATGGGAGAAGTTGCTCTGGTCACCTACATTCGCGTGGTACAATCGATTGACGAGCATGGCCACGATCATAGTGCTGCCTGCGAAGAATCCCGCATCTGGCAGAAACAGGACGGAGAATGGCAGCACGTCCACTTTCATCGTTCCACCATCTGA
- a CDS encoding UDP-N-acetylmuramoyl-L-alanyl-D-glutamate--2,6-diaminopimelate ligase → MSSSSLSLSPGTIAISLRSQFPSASFVDCADICVTSLQSDSRRCQPGDLFVVIAGTRESAEKYIPEAIKNGAKAVLTGRPLTGLEVPQCIVADVRKAYAILCSELADRPSRQLDAVGITGTNGKTTVSWLVRSILQSAGYKAGLTGTVEYHDGNESRPSSLTTPDALELSQLLSAMVKNEVTHSVMEVSSHALDQSRLAGTQLAVAAVTNVTQDHFDYHQNLKNYAACKARIIQHLKPEGTLVLNFDDPVCRSMADGKQSAQKLLTYGLESEADLQVTGIQESAAGTAFEIVFGSDTNSVSTTLIGRHNVSNCLAATAVCLGLGLSLHEIVAGIQALENVPGRMEQVNCGQSCTVLIDYAHTDDALRHAILSARQVCNRRLFCVFGAGGDRDSSKRGLLGIAGSEADRVIITSDNPRSEDPFQIMKAIAAGCQSQGVTPELIEDRKAAIEYALSEAGAGDLVLIAGKGHECEQILRDRKVPFRDRLVVEQYFAEQKISDSQKVSA, encoded by the coding sequence ATGTCATCTTCATCGTTAAGCTTGTCACCGGGAACGATTGCCATCAGTTTAAGATCGCAATTTCCTTCCGCGAGCTTTGTGGATTGTGCTGACATTTGCGTGACGTCCCTGCAGTCCGACAGTCGACGCTGTCAGCCGGGAGACCTGTTTGTGGTGATTGCCGGGACCAGAGAGTCTGCCGAAAAGTATATCCCTGAGGCGATCAAAAACGGTGCTAAGGCGGTACTGACCGGTCGTCCGTTGACGGGACTGGAAGTACCTCAGTGTATTGTGGCTGACGTTCGCAAGGCATATGCGATTCTATGTTCGGAACTGGCAGACCGTCCTTCAAGGCAGTTGGATGCGGTAGGGATTACCGGGACCAATGGAAAGACAACGGTCAGCTGGCTGGTTCGGTCGATTTTACAGAGTGCCGGATACAAGGCCGGTCTCACTGGTACGGTCGAGTACCATGACGGAAATGAGTCTCGCCCTTCTTCGCTGACGACGCCCGATGCATTAGAGTTGTCGCAGTTATTATCTGCAATGGTCAAGAATGAAGTCACGCATTCAGTAATGGAAGTCTCCAGCCACGCTCTGGACCAGAGCCGGCTTGCGGGGACACAACTGGCAGTCGCAGCGGTGACGAATGTCACACAGGATCATTTTGACTATCATCAGAATTTGAAAAATTATGCAGCTTGTAAAGCACGAATCATTCAGCATCTCAAGCCTGAAGGGACGCTGGTGCTGAATTTCGATGATCCCGTTTGTCGTTCGATGGCAGACGGAAAGCAGTCGGCTCAAAAGCTGCTGACTTACGGGCTTGAGTCGGAAGCAGATCTGCAGGTGACTGGGATACAGGAATCGGCGGCTGGTACTGCATTTGAAATTGTATTCGGGTCAGACACTAATTCAGTCAGTACGACTCTCATCGGCAGACATAATGTTTCGAATTGCCTGGCGGCAACAGCTGTCTGCCTGGGGCTTGGTCTGAGCCTGCACGAAATTGTGGCCGGAATTCAGGCCCTGGAAAATGTTCCCGGTCGAATGGAACAGGTGAATTGTGGTCAGTCCTGTACCGTGCTGATTGATTATGCCCATACTGATGATGCATTGCGACATGCGATTCTCTCTGCCCGACAGGTCTGTAATCGACGTTTATTCTGTGTATTTGGGGCTGGCGGGGATCGCGACAGTTCGAAACGCGGCCTGCTGGGGATAGCGGGCAGTGAAGCAGACCGGGTGATCATCACCAGCGATAATCCGCGGAGCGAGGATCCCTTTCAGATCATGAAAGCGATTGCTGCCGGCTGTCAGTCTCAGGGAGTGACGCCGGAATTGATCGAAGATCGGAAAGCAGCGATCGAATATGCTTTGTCAGAAGCCGGGGCAGGAGATCTGGTGCTGATTGCCGGTAAAGGTCATGAATGCGAACAGATCTTACGTGACAGGAAAGTTCCCTTCCGCGATCGACTGGTTGTAGAGCAGTATTTCGCGGAGCAGAAAATTTCGGACTCTCAGAAAGTTTCCGCTTAA
- the mraY gene encoding phospho-N-acetylmuramoyl-pentapeptide-transferase: MIIWLLNHFSPLLEKLEVLSTGDSRVFLTARIALASLSSFLIAILLGPFAIRWLEKRFRERIDSASEKLNEIHASKNATPTMGGIFIVGAILISGLLWADLSSGYVQLGLLTASGFALLGAYDDWVKLSTKQNGLKPRQKLIVQLIFSALIGAALYHSHSTVPAGLDLIMPVTRLVFPLGILFVPWAMLVMTGSSNAVNLTDGLDGLASGCMVFAGSAFAGLTYLAGHKVMAEYLQIPYIPGAGELSILLGAAVGAVLGFLWFNCYPAQVFMGDTGSLPLGALLGFAALVIRQEALLVIAGGVFVVETLSVMLQVFWYKRTGNRILACSPLHNHFLFKGEHEMKIVVRFWICSALLAIIAVASLKIAT; encoded by the coding sequence ATGATCATTTGGTTGTTGAATCATTTTTCTCCCCTGCTGGAAAAACTGGAAGTGCTCTCCACTGGCGATTCGCGTGTGTTTCTGACTGCACGCATTGCGCTGGCCAGCCTGTCTTCATTTCTGATCGCGATTCTACTCGGCCCGTTTGCGATTCGCTGGCTGGAAAAACGTTTCCGGGAACGAATCGACAGCGCCTCGGAAAAGCTCAATGAAATTCATGCTTCCAAGAATGCAACCCCGACCATGGGGGGCATTTTTATCGTGGGGGCAATTTTGATCTCCGGTCTGCTCTGGGCGGATCTTTCCAGCGGCTATGTGCAACTTGGCCTGTTGACGGCGTCGGGATTTGCGCTGCTGGGAGCTTACGATGACTGGGTGAAGCTGAGTACCAAGCAGAATGGTCTGAAGCCGCGGCAGAAACTGATTGTGCAATTAATCTTTTCTGCATTGATTGGGGCTGCCTTGTATCATAGTCATTCGACGGTTCCAGCGGGCCTGGATCTGATCATGCCGGTCACTCGTCTGGTGTTTCCGCTTGGAATTCTGTTCGTTCCCTGGGCGATGCTGGTCATGACGGGCAGTTCCAATGCTGTCAACCTGACTGATGGGCTGGATGGACTGGCCAGTGGGTGTATGGTGTTTGCCGGATCTGCTTTCGCCGGCCTGACGTACCTGGCGGGACACAAGGTGATGGCTGAGTATCTGCAGATCCCCTATATTCCCGGTGCAGGTGAACTCAGTATTCTACTGGGAGCAGCCGTGGGGGCGGTGCTTGGATTTCTCTGGTTCAACTGTTATCCAGCCCAGGTTTTCATGGGAGATACCGGATCCCTGCCTCTGGGAGCGCTACTCGGGTTTGCGGCGCTGGTCATTCGACAGGAAGCTCTGCTGGTGATTGCCGGCGGCGTTTTTGTCGTCGAGACACTGAGTGTGATGCTGCAGGTGTTCTGGTATAAGCGAACCGGAAACCGAATTCTGGCCTGTAGTCCTCTGCACAATCATTTCCTGTTCAAGGGCGAACATGAAATGAAGATTGTAGTTCGCTTTTGGATCTGTTCCGCCTTGCTGGCGATTATTGCGGTTGCCAGTCTGAAAATTGCAACCTGA
- the murG gene encoding undecaprenyldiphospho-muramoylpentapeptide beta-N-acetylglucosaminyltransferase has protein sequence MMTESRLKKRSLIFAGGGTGGHLLPGIAVAEQLASMDDFSITFIGSNRPVEQQIIERSGYQHLGLASSPSNELKSAPWSFFWNNGRACLQARRILRAERPAAVIGLGGFASVPLIMAASWLNIPIVLLEQNIIPGRANRFLFSRANVICTSFAETRLPKPHSGRPLIAFTGNPVREQMTHLETTPKSEPSEILLLVLGGSQGARAVNQAVLSLLEQGRDALPRRLHVVHQTGETDWKYAVQEYQKLQKHDSELRVTVEPFINDLAEWYSKADLVISRAGATTLAELACTGCPTVLIPYPNSIGDHQLINAQFYEAEGAAVLVEQMADAEVTAHNLQTAVVELLHDSTKRNSLSEVMQKLALPEASRKVADEIMALIAH, from the coding sequence ATGATGACCGAATCCCGTCTTAAGAAACGATCTCTTATTTTTGCCGGCGGTGGCACTGGCGGTCATCTGCTTCCCGGAATTGCGGTAGCAGAACAACTCGCCTCAATGGACGACTTTTCGATAACATTTATTGGTTCCAATCGACCGGTTGAGCAGCAGATTATTGAACGTTCGGGATATCAGCATCTCGGACTGGCTTCTTCTCCCAGTAATGAGTTGAAAAGCGCTCCCTGGAGCTTCTTCTGGAATAACGGACGTGCCTGTCTGCAGGCGCGGCGGATTTTGCGGGCGGAACGACCGGCTGCGGTGATTGGACTGGGTGGGTTTGCCAGTGTGCCTCTGATTATGGCTGCCAGCTGGCTTAATATTCCGATCGTGTTGTTGGAGCAAAACATCATTCCCGGTCGAGCCAACCGGTTTCTGTTCTCTCGCGCCAATGTTATCTGTACTTCGTTTGCCGAAACCCGTCTTCCCAAGCCTCACTCTGGAAGGCCTCTGATTGCCTTTACTGGCAATCCGGTGCGTGAGCAGATGACGCATCTTGAAACCACCCCAAAGAGCGAACCATCAGAGATATTGTTGCTGGTTCTAGGTGGCAGCCAGGGGGCACGAGCGGTGAATCAGGCGGTACTCTCTTTGCTGGAACAGGGGCGAGATGCCCTGCCTCGCAGACTGCATGTCGTGCATCAGACAGGTGAGACAGACTGGAAGTATGCGGTGCAGGAATATCAGAAACTTCAGAAACACGATTCCGAATTGCGCGTAACCGTTGAGCCATTTATTAATGATCTGGCGGAATGGTATTCGAAGGCCGATCTGGTGATTTCGCGGGCGGGAGCTACGACTCTGGCAGAGCTGGCCTGTACGGGATGTCCGACGGTATTAATTCCCTACCCAAATTCGATCGGCGATCATCAACTGATTAATGCTCAATTCTATGAGGCAGAAGGAGCTGCGGTGCTGGTAGAGCAGATGGCTGATGCCGAAGTGACCGCGCACAACCTACAGACCGCAGTGGTCGAATTATTGCATGATTCTACGAAACGGAATTCATTGTCTGAGGTTATGCAAAAGCTAGCCCTCCCGGAGGCTTCCCGAAAGGTGGCGGATGAAATCATGGCTCTTATTGCCCATTGA
- a CDS encoding response regulator encodes MTSETEPRSQIVILCADLMFQSQITGAARLNGFSFTCVLSLAQALGELTNEFPQLLIIDLNQPEIDWELLTRTMQPYPQLTSIAYGPHVDTETLQQARDAGCDQVLPRSQFSANLPRLLQTAFSTDD; translated from the coding sequence ATGACCAGCGAAACAGAACCCCGATCCCAAATCGTGATTCTCTGCGCCGATCTGATGTTTCAAAGTCAGATCACCGGTGCCGCCCGTCTCAATGGCTTCTCTTTTACTTGCGTCCTGAGTCTGGCTCAGGCGTTGGGAGAGCTGACAAACGAGTTCCCTCAACTGCTGATCATTGATTTAAATCAGCCGGAAATTGACTGGGAACTACTGACCCGAACGATGCAGCCATATCCGCAATTGACCAGCATCGCATACGGACCGCACGTCGACACAGAAACACTTCAGCAGGCCAGGGATGCAGGCTGTGACCAGGTTCTGCCACGGAGCCAGTTCTCTGCGAATCTCCCGCGATTACTGCAGACAGCATTCTCGACAGACGATTAG
- a CDS encoding FHA domain-containing protein encodes MNNFPPEQPSGGFSYVWSIVMKIRLSLQNGSKKLKSMTLTKTTLVGRSADCDLKLKSDLVSRHHCRIVLTESVALVHDLGSSNGTFIDGNRVTPKRDTKLLPGCVLSIADVSFRIDYDPQVFVDVGSTINLKSVGELLPELPFASASDDVIPVAVDLPENQDKSSGKKSTETVTIDEYNPDAETSENKKTIQFPEIELTDKMRQS; translated from the coding sequence ATGAACAATTTCCCGCCGGAGCAGCCCTCCGGCGGGTTTTCTTATGTGTGGTCAATCGTTATGAAAATTCGTCTGAGCCTTCAAAATGGGTCTAAAAAACTGAAGTCGATGACACTCACAAAAACGACTTTGGTGGGCCGATCAGCCGACTGCGACTTAAAGCTCAAGTCCGATCTGGTAAGCCGTCATCACTGCAGGATCGTGCTGACTGAGTCAGTAGCGCTGGTACATGACCTGGGTAGTTCCAACGGCACCTTTATCGATGGGAACAGGGTAACTCCCAAACGGGATACCAAGTTGCTGCCGGGCTGTGTACTTTCCATTGCTGACGTCAGCTTTCGTATCGATTACGACCCACAGGTCTTTGTGGACGTTGGCTCTACAATCAACCTCAAAAGCGTGGGGGAACTACTGCCGGAGCTGCCTTTTGCCTCCGCTTCAGACGATGTAATTCCCGTCGCAGTGGATCTGCCGGAGAACCAGGACAAATCATCCGGGAAAAAGTCCACCGAAACGGTCACCATCGACGAATACAATCCAGATGCGGAAACTTCAGAAAATAAAAAGACGATTCAATTTCCAGAAATTGAATTAACGGATAAGATGAGGCAGAGTTAA
- the murF gene encoding UDP-N-acetylmuramoyl-tripeptide--D-alanyl-D-alanine ligase produces MNHLSLATLSKVLLSRSNNFDSAAGTTGVSGISIDSRTVQPGDLFFAIQGQRLDGHEFVKQALERGASACVVKQQLVSENNSAQLLFVDDVNQALTRFAYWYRRQQSATVIGVTGSVGKTTTRNMIYTALAPYLKGVQSPANYNNEFGVPLSIAQLESVHQFAVLELGASQAGEIRSLAEVVSPEIGVITGIGPSHLEHFGTLQRTAEAKAELFEQLPVSGLAIVNGDDAYADFLVSRSPAPSFRIGLGEGNDLRAVAVRQEENGLTFQVDGTSFVIPVMGSHFVYPALIAIAVGKVLGLSNQELSDSLREYEPVRGRCHVELVGDWTVVDDAYNSSPVSMRAACELLSEWPTPGKRILVMGDMLELGPDSPGYHREIGKKVACSTIDRLYVCGAQAASVAAGALEEQFPAGCIVQGADVEEIQADVFSGLEPGDVVLVKGSRGMRMERLLEYLKQQVSVQSTQGEKNISCV; encoded by the coding sequence ATGAATCATCTATCTCTCGCAACACTTAGCAAGGTGCTTCTCAGCAGATCGAATAACTTCGATTCCGCTGCCGGTACAACTGGTGTCAGCGGGATTTCAATTGATTCACGCACGGTCCAACCGGGGGATCTGTTCTTTGCAATTCAGGGGCAGCGCCTTGATGGTCACGAGTTTGTAAAGCAGGCATTAGAACGAGGGGCAAGTGCCTGTGTTGTGAAACAGCAGCTCGTCTCTGAAAACAACTCGGCACAACTCTTGTTCGTGGATGATGTGAATCAGGCACTCACACGGTTTGCTTACTGGTATCGCCGGCAGCAGTCTGCAACTGTCATCGGAGTTACGGGAAGTGTTGGCAAGACAACCACCCGCAATATGATTTACACAGCCCTGGCTCCTTATCTGAAGGGGGTGCAGAGTCCTGCTAACTATAACAACGAGTTTGGTGTCCCCCTGAGTATTGCTCAGCTTGAGTCTGTGCATCAGTTCGCGGTACTGGAACTGGGGGCTTCACAGGCGGGTGAGATTCGTAGTCTGGCAGAAGTGGTGAGTCCTGAGATCGGTGTCATAACTGGAATTGGGCCTTCGCATCTGGAACATTTTGGAACACTCCAGCGAACGGCTGAAGCGAAGGCAGAACTGTTTGAGCAACTTCCGGTTTCGGGACTGGCAATTGTCAATGGTGACGATGCCTATGCGGACTTTCTGGTCTCTCGCAGCCCTGCTCCCTCATTCCGGATTGGTTTGGGAGAAGGCAATGATTTGCGAGCCGTGGCGGTTCGTCAGGAAGAAAATGGCCTGACCTTCCAGGTCGATGGAACAAGTTTTGTTATCCCGGTCATGGGCAGTCATTTTGTCTACCCTGCTCTGATCGCGATTGCCGTTGGTAAAGTGCTGGGACTGTCAAATCAGGAATTATCAGACAGCCTGCGGGAGTATGAACCAGTTCGCGGTCGCTGTCATGTCGAACTGGTTGGAGACTGGACCGTGGTGGATGACGCATACAATTCCAGTCCGGTTTCGATGCGAGCGGCATGTGAGCTGTTGAGCGAGTGGCCAACTCCCGGAAAGCGGATTCTGGTAATGGGCGATATGCTGGAGTTGGGGCCAGACTCGCCCGGTTATCATCGCGAAATTGGAAAAAAGGTCGCCTGTTCCACAATCGATCGATTGTATGTATGTGGTGCCCAGGCGGCATCCGTTGCGGCAGGAGCACTCGAAGAACAGTTCCCTGCTGGATGTATCGTGCAAGGGGCAGATGTCGAAGAGATTCAAGCGGATGTATTTTCCGGTCTAGAGCCGGGAGATGTTGTATTAGTCAAAGGTTCCCGTGGTATGCGGATGGAGCGGCTGTTGGAATATCTCAAGCAGCAGGTTTCAGTGCAGTCCACTCAGGGAGAAAAAAATATTTCATGTGTCTAA
- a CDS encoding aspartate kinase, whose protein sequence is MSLIVQKFGGTSVADTSKIQAAARRATAMHQAGHQVVMVVSARGKKTDELVGLAAEITDRPTPREMDMLLSTGEQESVALMAMAIHKLGVEAISLTGSQIGVVTDSSHTKARIISISTERMKAALNEGKIVIAAGFQGRDKDWNITTLGRGGSDTTATALAAVLEADMCEIYTDVEGVFTTDPRVVPEAHQMASISYDEMLELASLGAGVMHSRSIEFAKKYRVPLKVRPSFSDGEGTLIAAQALDAAPVVTGVAFVRDEVRVSLTDIPDEPGIMSSIFARMAERKITLDMIVQDVGTGGLARVSFTVPQSDLAETLTAAGEAIEDIGAGKIQHGTNLSKVSIVGSGMRNNYGVASRMFSILADADINVGMITTSEIKVTVLVDRDQCDEAVRVIHNGFELDRLTSYDFASNQIQAGEGQPDESQQKTAELEQEIVDQLSHMEDIVVSEVLLDQSQSRVTVRNLPDNPGICSRLFSVVAEGGVSVDMIVQNMGEEEQAHLSFTVPRTSLEKSLKLVEPLLSEWGDAELSHEAEIAKLSVVGIGLRSHTGVGQSMFSALAEAEINIQMINTSETRISAVVALEDGEKAFQGLLKKFGLS, encoded by the coding sequence GTGTCGCTCATAGTCCAGAAGTTCGGTGGAACGAGTGTCGCTGATACCAGTAAGATTCAGGCTGCTGCCCGTCGCGCGACTGCCATGCATCAGGCGGGGCACCAGGTCGTGATGGTTGTCAGCGCCCGCGGCAAAAAAACGGATGAACTGGTCGGCCTGGCTGCTGAAATCACCGATCGTCCGACTCCCCGCGAAATGGACATGTTGCTTTCTACCGGCGAGCAGGAATCAGTGGCATTGATGGCGATGGCGATTCATAAACTGGGGGTCGAGGCGATCAGTCTGACGGGGTCTCAGATCGGCGTAGTAACTGATTCCTCGCATACGAAGGCTCGCATCATCTCAATCTCGACTGAGCGGATGAAAGCGGCTTTGAATGAAGGCAAGATCGTCATTGCTGCCGGCTTTCAGGGGCGGGACAAAGACTGGAATATTACCACCCTGGGACGTGGGGGAAGTGATACAACGGCGACCGCGCTGGCAGCTGTTCTCGAAGCCGACATGTGCGAGATTTATACCGACGTGGAAGGGGTCTTCACCACCGATCCCCGTGTGGTTCCCGAGGCCCATCAGATGGCCAGCATCTCTTACGATGAAATGCTGGAGCTGGCCAGCCTGGGAGCGGGCGTGATGCATTCGCGTTCTATTGAATTTGCCAAAAAATACAGAGTTCCCCTGAAGGTACGCCCCTCTTTTTCGGATGGTGAAGGCACCCTGATCGCGGCACAGGCGCTGGATGCGGCTCCGGTCGTGACCGGAGTGGCCTTTGTGAGGGATGAGGTTCGGGTGAGCCTGACCGATATTCCGGACGAGCCGGGTATCATGAGCAGCATTTTTGCCCGGATGGCAGAGCGGAAAATTACCCTGGATATGATCGTTCAGGATGTGGGAACGGGGGGCCTGGCACGGGTATCCTTTACCGTACCTCAGTCTGACCTTGCCGAGACGTTGACCGCAGCTGGCGAGGCAATTGAAGATATCGGTGCCGGTAAGATTCAGCATGGAACCAATCTGTCCAAGGTTTCCATCGTCGGCAGTGGCATGCGGAACAATTACGGTGTTGCCAGTCGGATGTTCTCGATCCTGGCAGACGCTGATATCAATGTGGGGATGATTACGACCAGCGAAATCAAGGTGACGGTACTCGTCGACCGGGATCAATGCGATGAAGCAGTCCGCGTGATCCATAACGGTTTTGAGTTGGACCGTTTGACCAGCTACGATTTTGCATCGAATCAGATTCAGGCCGGAGAGGGACAGCCTGACGAGTCCCAGCAGAAAACAGCAGAACTGGAGCAGGAGATCGTCGATCAACTCTCCCATATGGAAGACATCGTAGTCAGTGAAGTTCTGTTGGACCAGAGTCAGTCCCGAGTTACTGTCAGAAATCTGCCGGACAATCCGGGCATATGCTCGCGTCTGTTTTCCGTCGTCGCAGAAGGCGGTGTTTCCGTGGACATGATTGTGCAAAACATGGGCGAGGAGGAGCAGGCGCATCTTTCGTTTACCGTGCCGCGCACCTCGCTGGAAAAAAGCCTGAAACTGGTCGAGCCGCTGCTCTCGGAGTGGGGAGACGCCGAGCTGAGCCATGAGGCAGAGATTGCCAAGTTGTCGGTAGTTGGGATTGGACTTCGCAGCCATACGGGAGTCGGGCAGTCAATGTTCAGCGCCCTGGCGGAGGCGGAGATCAACATTCAGATGATCAACACCAGTGAAACCCGGATCAGTGCCGTCGTCGCTCTGGAAGATGGCGAAAAAGCCTTCCAGGGCCTGCTGAAAAAGTTTGGTCTGAGCTAA
- a CDS encoding FtsW/RodA/SpoVE family cell cycle protein yields the protein MKPTSLLPQTQPDHDRSLFISMACALLGIGVLMVHSASITSWPTEFEQVYLSRHLTFLALAVVVSSIASMLPARFWYERAPLLFWGTVALLVLVLIPGVGTRVNGAQRWLRLGPVSLQPSELAKIALPLLTVRLMVQRRAFLNHWWKGTIPLLVPLLLVIPLVLKQPDLGTSLFLVGGVALALFLGGWPLRNFIIGLLCAIPAVGMLVALRPYQLKRITGFVDTWTNWQSAPYQLKQSLMALGAGGISGSGLGKGAQKLSFLPEANTDFVFSVAGEELGLIGTLGIAGLWIGLFLAGFNILRSQNQKSFAYVAGFTLLLQLVLQAIINVAVVTAMVPPKGISHPLISYGGTNLMVSLLSLGIIVSLTRAGTDESLQIDPALDQSDDPETAIDQSVSSLPINEAPQDEECEDEECEDEECEDEECEDEECEDEECEDEECEDEECEDEELEKE from the coding sequence ATGAAACCTACCTCACTCCTGCCGCAAACTCAGCCTGATCATGATCGCAGCCTGTTCATCTCGATGGCTTGCGCGCTGCTGGGGATCGGGGTGTTAATGGTACATAGTGCCAGTATTACATCCTGGCCAACCGAGTTTGAGCAGGTTTACCTGTCCCGGCACCTGACCTTTCTAGCTCTGGCGGTTGTAGTTTCCTCAATTGCTTCCATGCTGCCAGCCCGATTCTGGTACGAGCGTGCGCCCCTGCTCTTCTGGGGAACCGTAGCATTGCTGGTGCTGGTACTTATTCCGGGAGTCGGGACGCGGGTGAATGGTGCTCAGCGCTGGCTGAGATTAGGGCCTGTTTCATTGCAGCCCTCCGAACTGGCGAAGATCGCGCTTCCGTTACTGACTGTGCGATTGATGGTCCAGCGTCGGGCATTTTTAAACCATTGGTGGAAAGGCACAATTCCGCTGCTGGTTCCCCTGCTCCTCGTGATTCCACTTGTGTTGAAGCAGCCTGACCTTGGAACCTCGCTGTTTCTTGTGGGGGGCGTGGCGTTGGCTCTGTTCCTAGGTGGCTGGCCTCTTCGTAATTTTATAATAGGTCTGTTATGCGCGATTCCTGCGGTCGGAATGCTGGTGGCATTGCGGCCTTATCAGTTGAAACGTATCACCGGTTTTGTAGATACCTGGACCAACTGGCAATCGGCGCCATACCAGCTGAAACAGTCTCTCATGGCTTTGGGGGCTGGCGGAATCAGTGGTTCCGGTCTGGGCAAAGGAGCACAAAAGCTCAGCTTTCTTCCCGAAGCGAATACTGACTTTGTCTTTTCTGTTGCCGGTGAAGAGCTGGGGTTGATTGGTACTTTGGGGATTGCAGGTCTCTGGATCGGTCTGTTCCTGGCCGGGTTCAATATTCTGCGTTCCCAGAATCAGAAGTCTTTTGCCTATGTTGCGGGTTTTACACTTTTGCTGCAGCTGGTGTTGCAGGCAATTATCAATGTGGCCGTCGTCACAGCCATGGTTCCTCCCAAGGGGATTTCGCACCCTCTGATTAGTTATGGAGGGACGAATCTGATGGTCAGTCTGCTTTCATTGGGGATTATTGTCAGCTTAACCCGCGCGGGAACAGATGAGAGTCTGCAGATCGACCCTGCCCTGGATCAGTCAGATGATCCTGAGACTGCCATTGATCAGTCAGTATCCTCTCTTCCAATCAACGAAGCGCCCCAGGATGAAGAGTGCGAGGATGAAGAGTGCGAGGATGAAGAGTGCGAAGATGAAGAGTGCGAAGATGAAGAGTGCGAAGATGAAGAGTGCGAAGATGAAGAGTGCGAAGATGAAGAGTGCGAGGATGAAGAGCTGGAAAAAGAGTGA